A DNA window from Theobroma cacao cultivar B97-61/B2 chromosome 5, Criollo_cocoa_genome_V2, whole genome shotgun sequence contains the following coding sequences:
- the LOC18599058 gene encoding 3,9-dihydroxypterocarpan 6A-monooxygenase: MSDLGDHAILVTVCLATIVLFLAIFAKTRAKGRRPPSPPALPIIGHLHLLRPIPHQGLHKISTRYGPIVSFYLGSKHCVLVSTPDIAEEFLKTNEASYLDRPKMANFDYLTYGTSDFSTAPYGPRWKLMKKLCMSELLGPRTLEKLLPIRREEIRSFLKMTKKKAEKGEPIDVVAELMTLTNNTISRMMVSYRCSGDENKADEIRKMMREMNGLGTKFNLADVIWFCKNLDLQGFRKRLVEVRDRYDTMMERIIKEHEEERRKRKEMGNESDTVKDLLDILLDIYEDESAEVRLTRENIKAFILNLFGAGTDTSSTTMGWGLAELINNPNVMEKARQEIDSVVGKKRILEESDVANLPYLQAVVKETLRLHPSGPFIVRESTKACVIAGYEIPADTRLYVNVWSLGRNTKQWKNHLEFRPERFLNSEEWQGKSQWLDVMGQDFNLLPFGSGRRSCPGASLALSIVSTVLGCMIQCFEWKLGNGGNGRADMEETDGMTLLRANDLLCFPVASLSPFPSVEE, encoded by the exons ATGTCTGATTTAGGAGATCATGCTATACTTGTCACTGTATGCCTAGCAACCATCGTTTTGTTCTTAGCCATCTTTGCAAAGACCCGTGCAAAGGGTCGACGACCACCGAGCCCTCCAGCCCTACCAATCATTGGACATCTCCACCTTCTTCGCCCTATACCTCACCAAGGTCTTCACAAGATCTCCACCCGCTATGGACCAATAGTATCCTTCTACCTTGGCTCAAAACATTGCGTCCTTGTTTCCACCCCGGACATAGCAGAAGAATTCCTGAAAACTAATGAAGCTTCTTACTTAGACCGCCCTAAAATGGCCAACTTCGATTACCTTACCTACGGCACATCCGATTTTTCCACGGCACCTTATGGACCACGTTGGAAGTTGATGAAGAAGCTTTGCATGTCCGAACTTCTGGGGCCCCGGACACTGGAGAAGCTCCTTCCAATTAGGCGTGAAGAGATAAGGTCCTTCCTGAAAATGACCAAAAAGAAAGCTGAAAAAGGAGAGCCTATTGATGTTGTAGCGGAACTTAtgaccttgacaaataacacaATATCCAGAATGATGGTCAGCTATCGATGTTCTGGTGATGAGAACAAAGCTGACGAAATAAGGAAGATGATGAGAGAGATGAACGGGCTAGGCACAAAGTTCAATTTGGCAGATGTTATTTGGTTTTGTAAGAACTTGGACTTGCAGGGTTTCAGGAAAAGACTAGTAGAAGTTCGCGACCGTTATGATACTATGATGGAGAGGATCATAAAAGAGCATGAAGAAGAGAGGAGGAAGAGGAAAGAAATGGGGAACGAAAGTGATACAGTGAAAGACTTACTTGATATTTTGCTTGATATTTATGAAGACGAGAGCGCAGAGGTCAGATTGACCAGGGAAAACATAAAGGCCTTCATTTTG AATTTATTTGGGGCTGGCACAGACACATCTTCCACAACTATGGGATGGGGACTGGCAGAGCTAATCAACAACCCAAATGTTATGGAGAAAGCAAGACAAGAGATTGATTCTGTGGTTGGAAAGAAGAGAATATTAGAGGAATCAGATGTTGCCAACCTGCCTTACCTCCAAGCAGTAGTAAAAGAAACACTTAGGCTTCATCCAAGTGGCCCATTCATTGTAAGAGAGTCAACTAAAGCCTGTGTTATTGCTGGTTATGAAATCCCAGCAGATACCCGTCTCTATGTTAATGTATGGTCACTTGGAAGGAACACAAAGCAGTGGAAAAACCACCTAGAGTTCAGGCCAGAGAGGTTTCTTAACAGCGAAGAGTGGCAAGGGAAGAGCCAGTGGTTGGATGTTATGGGACAGGATTTTAATCTTTTGCCATTTGGGAGTGGAAGAAGAAGCTGTCCTGGAGCTTCACTAGCACTAAGCATTGTCTCAACTGTCCTTGGTTGTATGATACAGTGCTTTGAATGGAAGCTAGGGAATGGAGGAAATGGTAGAGCTGACATGGAAGAGACGGATGGAATGACTCTTCTTAGGGCTAATGACTTGCTTTGTTTCCCTGTGGCCAGTCTCAGTCCATTTCCATCTGTTGAAGAATAA
- the LOC18599060 gene encoding 3,9-dihydroxypterocarpan 6A-monooxygenase — translation MVDSQDYIIVFLIWLITIIFLRAILSKKRGKAHLPPSPRALPIIGHMHLIGPIPHQALTKLSNCYGPLIYFYIGSKPCVLVSSQELAKEVFKNHETTFLNRPKMANLDYLTYGTSDMAMAPYGPLWKFMKKLCMSELLGTRTLDQLLPVRREEMKRFVKIIKEKAEAGEVVDIGVELMRLTNNIISRMLLSKRCSDKEDEANEVQTLVKEMNNLGTKFNLSDLFWFCKNLDLQGFRKRLKDVRDRYDILMEKIILEHKEARNKNGAGGDRIKDVLDILIDISEDENAEMKLTRENIKAFVMNFFGAGTDTSSITIGWGVSELINHPRVMEKARKEIDTVVGKNRILEESDVEYLPYLQAIVKETLRLHPGGPLVVRESTEDCIIDGYDIPEGTRLFVNVWALGRDPKQWENPLEFIPERFLSEEWRQGKNQFLDVRGQHFSLLPFGSGRRSCPGASLALQVVPTVLGIIIQCFDWKVDGENDTVNMEEKAGMTLLRAYPLVCYPMARLSPFPSI, via the exons ATGGTTGATTCACAAGATTACATCATTGTCTTCCTTATCTGGTTAATAACCATCATCTTTCTCCGAGCTATCCTCAGCAAAAAACGAGGCAAAGCTCATCTTCCACCAAGCCCACGTGCTCTACCAATTATTGGACACATGCACCTCATTGGCCCTATACCTCACCAAGCTCTTACCAAGCTCTCAAACTGCTATGGACCTTTGATTTATTTCTATATTGGATCAAAACCTTGTGTGCTTGTTTCCTCTCAAGAACTGGCAAAAGAAGTATTCAAAAATCATGAAACTACTTTCCTAAACCGGCCAAAAATGGCCAATCTTGATTACCTCACGTACGGCACATCTGATATGGCGATGGCACCATATGGACCCCTTTGGAAGTTCATGAAGAAACTTTGCATGTCTGAACTTCTGGGGACTCGAACATTAGACCAGCTCCTTCCAGTCAGACGTGAGGAGATGAAGCgatttgtaaaaataataaaagagaaaGCTGAGGCAGGGGAGGTAGTTGACATTGGAGTAGAACTCATGAGGCTGACAAATAACATAATATCAAGAATGTTGCTGAGCAAGAGGTGTTCAGATAAAGAAGATGAAGCCAACGAAGTGCAGACGTTAGTGAAAGAGATGAATAATCTTGGCACAAAGTTTAATTTGTCAgatttattttggttttgtaAGAATTTAGACCTGCAGGGCTTCAGGAAAAGGCTTAAGGATGTCCGGGACAGATATGACATTCTGATGGAGAAAATCATATTGGAGCACAAAGAGGCAAGAAACAAGAATGGAGCTGGAGGTGACAGAATCAAAGATGTGCTTGATATTTTGATCGACATATCAGAGGATGAAAATGCTGAGATGAAATTGACCAGAGAAAACATAAAAGCCTTTGTTATG AACTTTTTTGGGGCTGGGACAGATACATCTTCCATTACTATAGGGTGGGGAGTATCAGAGTTAATTAATCATCCAAGGGTGATGGAGAAAGCACGTAAAGAGATTGACACTGTGGTTGGAAAGAACAGAATACTGGAGGAATCTGACGTAGAATATCTCCCATATCTCCAAGCAATAGTAAAGGAAACTCTAAGGCTTCACCCTGGGGGACCATTAGTTGTAAGAGAGTCAACAGAAGATTGTATCATTGACGGTTATGATATTCCAGAAGGAACCAGGCTTTTTGTCAATGTGTGGGCTCTTGGCAGAGATCCAAAGCAATGGGAAAACCCCCTTGAGTTCATACCAGAGCGATTTCTTAGTGAAGAATGGAGGCAAGGAAAAAACCAATTTTTGGATGTAAGGGGACAACACTTCAGCCTGTTGCCATTTGGGAGTGGAAGAAGAAGCTGCCCTGGAGCTTCACTAGCTCTACAGGTTGTCCCAACAGTCCTTGGGATAATAATACAATGCTTTGATTGGAAGGTTGATGGAGAAAATGATACTGTTAATATGGAAGAAAAGGCTGGAATGACTCTTCTTAGAGCCTACCCCTTGGTTTGTTACCCTATGGCTAGGCTCTCTCCATTTCCATCAATTTGA
- the LOC18599062 gene encoding cytochrome P450 93A3, protein MADFQPYIILFLIWLVSLILVRRIFTKSRTTSRLPPSPMALPIIGHLHLLAPIPHQALHKLSTKYGPLMHVLLGSVPCVVASTPEMAKEFLKTHESSFSNRPKTAAVDYLTYGSADFSFAPYGPYWKFMKKICMSELLSGRMLDQFLPVRREELRQFLQFLMKKVNASEKVDVGGELVRLTNNIVSRMTMNQTCSNDEDEAEEVRKLVQAIAELSGQFNLSDFIWFCKNLDLQGMNKKLKEVRDKFDAMMDKIIREHEEARKRKEDGGDAVKDLLDILLDISEDESSEMRLTRENIKAFILDIFAAGTDTSAVTTEWALAELINHPNIMEKARAEIDIVVGRNRIVEESDTTNLPYLQAIVKETLRLHPTGPMIVRESSEHCTVGGYDIPAKTRLFVNVWAIGRDPYHWENPLEFCPERFVSIEESGKSQLDVRGQHFHLLPFGSGRRSCPGTSLALQVVQTSLAAMIQCFDWKVNGADGTVDMKEGPGLTLPRAHPLICIPVPRLNPFPSF, encoded by the exons ATGGCTGATTTCCAACCCTACATCATACTTTTCCTCATTTGGCTAGTGTCCCTTATTTTGGTCAGAAGAATCTTCACCAAGAGCCGGACCACCTCACGTCTCCCACCAAGCCCAATGGCCCTTCCTATCATTGGGCACCTCCACCTCCTTGCACCAATACCTCACCAGGCTCTTCACAAACTTTCAACCAAATATGGACCCTTAATGCATGTCCTGCTTGGCTCTGTCCCTTGTGTTGTGGCTTCCACCCCAGAAATGGCAAAAGAGTTCCTTAAAACTCACGAGTCGTCTTTCTCCAACCGTCCAAAAACAGCTGCTGTTGACTACCTTACATATGGCTCAGCAGATTTCTCCTTTGCTCCCTACGGACCGTACTGGAAGTTCATGAAGAAAATTTGCATGTCTGAACTACTTAGTGGTCGAATGCTAGACCAGTTTCTTCCGGTTAGACGCGAAGAACTAAGGCAGTTTTTGCAGTTCCTGATGAAAAAAGTAAATGCAAGTGAAAAGGTGGATGTTGGAGGAGAGCTTGTAAGGCTAACAAATAATATTGTATCAAGAATGACAATGAATCAAACATGTTCcaatgatgaagatgaagcCGAAGAAGTGAGGAAGTTGGTTCAAGCAATAGCTGAGCTCTCAGGGCAGTTTAATTTGTCAGATTTTATCTGGTTCTGTAAGAATTTGGATTTGCAAGGGATGAATAAAAAGCTCAAGGAGGTTCGTGATAAGTTTGATGCAATGATGGACAAAATAATAAGGGAGCATGAAGAAGCGAGGAAGAGAAAGGAGGATGGAGGTGATGCGGTGAAAGATCTACTTgatattttacttgatatatCAGAAGATGAAAGCTCAGAGATGAGATTGACTAGAGAAAACATAAAGGCATTCATCCTG GACATATTTGCAGCTGGAACCGACACATCTGCTGTTACTACAGAATGGGCGCTTGCTGAGCTTATCAATCATCCTAATATAATGGAGAAAGCAAGAGCAGAGATTGATATTGTTGTAGGAAGGAACAGAATAGTAGAAGAATCAGATACCACCAATCTCCCCTACCTTCAAGCTATAGTAAAGGAAACACTAAGGCTTCACCCCACTGGCCCCATGATTGTGAGGGAGTCAAGTGAACACTGTACTGTTGGAGGTTATGACATTCCGGCAAAGACCCGACTCTTCGTTAATGTGTGGGCCATAGGTCGGGACCCTTATCACTGGGAGAATCCACTTGAATTTTGCCCAGAGAGGTTTGTCAGCATAGAGGAAAGTGGAAAAAGTCAACTGGATGTAAGGGGACAGCATTTTCATCTTTTGCCATTTGGGAGTGGAAGAAGATCATGCCCTGGAACATCACTAGCATTGCAAGTTGTTCAGACAAGTCTTGCTGCTATGATTCAATGCTTTGATTGGAAGGTTAATGGAGCAGATGGTACTGTTGACATGAAGGAAGGACCTGGACTGACCCTTCCACGGGCTCATCCCTTAATCTGTATCCCTGTACCTAGGCTAAATCCATTTCCCTCGTTCTGA